From Panthera tigris isolate Pti1 chromosome D3, P.tigris_Pti1_mat1.1, whole genome shotgun sequence, one genomic window encodes:
- the RAD9B gene encoding cell cycle checkpoint control protein RAD9B isoform X5 — translation MCSNTLVIQPRVLAEAIVLFTSSQEEVTLAVTPLSVCLKSSSDEPVDLTSSVYSEMFVGPDEFDFFQIGVDSEITFCFKELKGILTFSEATHAPIAIHFDFPGKPMALSIDDMLLEANFILATLADEPSRASSPQSLCLSPKQKRSEPLSSNSEAGKNVTSKAPECILRKVAPKRLYPKETLTDVSALENCGSPIMKRANGDRSEVSESSVSDTEEVPGSPYLRKFSCMFFGAVSSDQQERFNHPFDGLATASDSEEDMNDGSFSTF, via the exons atgtgttCTAATACACTAGTGATTCAACCAAG aGTGCTTGCTGAGGCGATTGTTCTTTTCACATCAAGTCAAGAAGAAGTTACTCTTGCTGTTACCCCACTCAGTGTTTGCCTTAAGAGTTCCAGTGACGAACCAGTGG ATTTGACCAGTTCTGTGTACAGTGAGATGTTTGTTGGCCCAGATGAGTTTGACTTCTTTCAAATTGGAGTTGATAGTGAAATAACATTTTGCTTCAAAGAATTGAAG ggaataCTGACGTTTTCAGAAGCTACACATGCTCCTATAGccattcattttgattttcctGGGAA ACCTATGGCTTTAAGTATTGATGATATGTTATTGGAAGCTAACTTTATTTTGGCTACATTAGCTGATGAGCCAAGTAGAGCATCTTCTCCGCAGTCACTGTGTctttccccaaaacaaaaaag GTCAGAGCCGCTGAGTTCAAATTCAGAGGCTGGTAAAAATGTAACCAGCAAGGCCCCAGAATGTATCCTGAGAAAAGTAGCACCTAAAAGGCTTTATCCGAAGGAGACTCTCACAGATGTCTCTGCACTGGAAAACTGTGGCAGCCCCATAATGAAAAGAGCGAATGGAGACAGGAGTGAAGTGTCGGAAAGCAGCGTCAGCGACACGGAGGAGGTGCCAGGGTCTCCGTATCTGAGGAAG TTTTCTTGCATGTTCTTTGGAGCAGTTTCTTCTGACCAGCAAGAACGCTTCAACCACCCTTTTGACGGTCTGGCAACAGCAAGTGACAGTGAAGAGGACATGAATGATGGCAGTTTTTCCACATTCTAA
- the RAD9B gene encoding cell cycle checkpoint control protein RAD9B isoform X4, with protein sequence MFFEPETRRRESRRGKAFWLVASHLGIRRTHNVCFQESQPLQVIFEKNMCSNTLVIQPRVLAEAIVLFTSSQEEVTLAVTPLSVCLKSSSDEPVDLTSSVYSEMFVGPDEFDFFQIGVDSEITFCFKELKGILTFSEATHAPIAIHFDFPGKPMALSIDDMLLEANFILATLADEPSRASSPQSLCLSPKQKRSEPLSSNSEAGKNVTSKAPECILRKVAPKRLYPKETLTDVSALENCGSPIMKRANGDRSEVSESSVSDTEEVPGSPYLRKFSCMFFGAVSSDQQERFNHPFDGLATASDSEEDMNDGSFSTF encoded by the exons ATGTTCTTTGAGCCAGAGACTCGAAGGAGAGAAAGCCGAAGAGGAAAGGCTTTCTGGCTAGTGGCATCACATCTGG gtaTTAGAAGAACTCATAATGTATGTTTTCAAGAAAGTCAGCCCTTGcaagttatttttgaaaagaatatgtgttCTAATACACTAGTGATTCAACCAAG aGTGCTTGCTGAGGCGATTGTTCTTTTCACATCAAGTCAAGAAGAAGTTACTCTTGCTGTTACCCCACTCAGTGTTTGCCTTAAGAGTTCCAGTGACGAACCAGTGG ATTTGACCAGTTCTGTGTACAGTGAGATGTTTGTTGGCCCAGATGAGTTTGACTTCTTTCAAATTGGAGTTGATAGTGAAATAACATTTTGCTTCAAAGAATTGAAG ggaataCTGACGTTTTCAGAAGCTACACATGCTCCTATAGccattcattttgattttcctGGGAA ACCTATGGCTTTAAGTATTGATGATATGTTATTGGAAGCTAACTTTATTTTGGCTACATTAGCTGATGAGCCAAGTAGAGCATCTTCTCCGCAGTCACTGTGTctttccccaaaacaaaaaag GTCAGAGCCGCTGAGTTCAAATTCAGAGGCTGGTAAAAATGTAACCAGCAAGGCCCCAGAATGTATCCTGAGAAAAGTAGCACCTAAAAGGCTTTATCCGAAGGAGACTCTCACAGATGTCTCTGCACTGGAAAACTGTGGCAGCCCCATAATGAAAAGAGCGAATGGAGACAGGAGTGAAGTGTCGGAAAGCAGCGTCAGCGACACGGAGGAGGTGCCAGGGTCTCCGTATCTGAGGAAG TTTTCTTGCATGTTCTTTGGAGCAGTTTCTTCTGACCAGCAAGAACGCTTCAACCACCCTTTTGACGGTCTGGCAACAGCAAGTGACAGTGAAGAGGACATGAATGATGGCAGTTTTTCCACATTCTAA